The Ignavibacteriota bacterium genome includes a region encoding these proteins:
- a CDS encoding T9SS type A sorting domain-containing protein: protein MKRPVCGLFVIGVMIMCAAPVHLFGQDTLDVIATPTGNLNMVINGDTLAGGVRAHPDRVYRLKRGKIYQLTAPMKINGNITMVANDSAEIRPPVLVGPSSVDHFFDLVGMGSKVRMNSLYLLSQRVDNTWLGWSTGIQVGADSVHLQLRGVIFDGWSNAGIVISSSQWAKVDVQDCVFRNHQHNTSWFGGQPFFTGIPVALDTVIFLNNTFMANSAYVFSIRGYTPYALFEHNTMVFGVANPFLIRQATNLHIRNNIFYAMHAMGGNPDHVINGWFMHYPDTASSSIIRIRAHDDSSYWSKLWGAPVSGPEVHVDPDHGVTPAMLDEGHRVFDVRNNAYFWPTKLEDFYTTHNDTVTRWELVEVPVYGGGSRQDSLKRVIVPPRWLNDYSQWTVDSLAGVRSPDVRVENNVNVDPGFPAGVADHVDALIAYVHKIVTNRLDAGRWEYPSATLYPPAWPLPEDLAYSNGALMTAGTDGFPLGDLNWFPDKKAEWARRPIPIGFQNLLSVSDGCSGAGALVFGSAAGATAGLDTARGEYELPPVPPTEAFDARFGLPGSPAVFSPVDLRADTITAATWRVTFQPGTCGYPLVFSWDSTAFPAAGSVFLRDELGGTLINVNMRTRSAYTLTNSAVTSLLIVYSSDIVKDIAVDAGWNLLSVPVMAQDSSVAALYPEAASSAFGFANGYEAASRVSPGRGYWLKFAEADTVSFVGARMTVREIQVPGGWSIIGPFEEDVPVASMTSSPGGIVSSSYFGFSSGYTVATTLQAGKGYWVKASQAGVLHVGAGAGKSAGVVASIDTSWARIIVRDSTGEERTLYVAPAEAMTGGYELPPPAPRGVFDMRYVHQTMVDTLGRSSHDVMLSSAVGPLQIRGERLRGREFSVTDGVDGRVFKGMLREGEVLVAPVALDMLRFEERGEATSGAVPTQYALDQNYPNPFNPSTVIRIALPEAVKVRLVVYNVLGQEVAELINGELAAGYHDVEFRADRLASGVYLYRVEAGHFVAVRKFVVIR, encoded by the coding sequence CCGCCGGTCCTTGTGGGTCCCTCCTCTGTCGACCACTTCTTCGATCTCGTGGGAATGGGATCGAAGGTCAGGATGAACAGCCTGTATCTCCTCTCCCAGCGTGTCGACAACACCTGGTTGGGCTGGAGTACCGGTATTCAGGTGGGGGCGGACAGCGTCCATCTGCAGCTGCGTGGCGTGATCTTTGATGGCTGGAGCAATGCCGGCATCGTGATCTCTTCTTCGCAGTGGGCGAAGGTTGATGTACAGGACTGCGTGTTCAGGAACCACCAGCACAACACCTCCTGGTTCGGCGGCCAGCCGTTCTTCACCGGGATTCCGGTGGCGCTGGACACGGTGATATTTTTGAACAATACGTTCATGGCGAACAGCGCCTATGTGTTCTCCATCAGGGGCTATACGCCGTATGCGTTGTTCGAGCACAATACGATGGTCTTCGGGGTGGCCAATCCGTTCCTGATCCGGCAGGCGACGAATCTTCACATCAGGAACAACATCTTTTATGCGATGCACGCCATGGGGGGGAACCCCGACCACGTCATCAACGGGTGGTTCATGCACTATCCCGATACTGCCTCCAGCAGCATCATCCGGATCAGAGCCCATGACGATTCCAGTTACTGGTCGAAGCTCTGGGGTGCGCCGGTCTCCGGCCCCGAGGTACACGTCGATCCGGATCACGGCGTCACGCCCGCGATGCTGGACGAGGGCCATCGGGTCTTCGATGTCCGGAACAATGCGTACTTCTGGCCCACGAAGCTGGAGGACTTCTACACGACGCACAATGACACCGTCACACGATGGGAGCTCGTGGAAGTTCCCGTCTACGGTGGTGGCTCGCGACAGGATTCTCTGAAGAGGGTGATCGTCCCACCCCGATGGCTGAATGACTATTCGCAATGGACCGTTGATAGTCTGGCCGGCGTGCGCTCACCGGATGTGAGGGTGGAGAACAACGTCAACGTGGATCCCGGATTTCCAGCCGGTGTCGCGGACCATGTCGATGCGTTGATCGCGTATGTCCACAAGATCGTGACGAACCGGCTGGACGCGGGCAGATGGGAGTATCCATCCGCCACCCTCTATCCACCGGCCTGGCCGTTACCCGAGGATCTCGCGTACAGCAATGGTGCATTGATGACTGCCGGCACCGACGGTTTCCCCCTCGGTGACCTGAACTGGTTCCCGGACAAGAAGGCCGAATGGGCGAGACGGCCCATCCCGATCGGGTTTCAGAATCTCCTTTCTGTGTCCGATGGCTGCTCGGGGGCAGGAGCGCTTGTGTTCGGATCAGCGGCTGGGGCAACGGCCGGCCTCGATACCGCCCGGGGTGAGTATGAGCTCCCGCCGGTCCCGCCAACGGAAGCCTTCGACGCACGCTTCGGCCTGCCGGGATCCCCGGCGGTGTTTTCGCCTGTCGACCTCCGTGCAGACACCATCACCGCAGCGACATGGCGGGTCACATTCCAACCCGGCACCTGCGGTTATCCGCTGGTCTTCTCATGGGACAGCACGGCCTTCCCTGCAGCGGGCAGTGTGTTCCTCCGGGACGAACTGGGCGGGACCCTCATCAACGTGAACATGAGGACCCGGAGTGCGTACACGTTGACCAACAGCGCTGTCACGTCGCTGCTGATCGTGTATTCAAGCGACATTGTGAAGGACATTGCCGTCGACGCCGGCTGGAACCTCCTCTCGGTTCCGGTGATGGCGCAGGACTCCAGTGTTGCGGCGTTGTATCCGGAGGCCGCATCATCGGCGTTCGGTTTCGCCAACGGGTATGAGGCGGCGTCCAGAGTGAGCCCCGGCCGGGGCTACTGGCTGAAGTTCGCGGAAGCGGATACCGTGAGCTTCGTGGGTGCACGGATGACTGTGCGGGAGATCCAGGTGCCGGGTGGTTGGAGCATCATCGGACCGTTCGAGGAGGATGTGCCTGTTGCCAGCATGACGAGCAGTCCGGGTGGGATCGTGTCATCAAGCTACTTTGGATTCTCCTCCGGTTATACCGTCGCCACGACGCTGCAGGCGGGCAAAGGGTACTGGGTGAAGGCGAGTCAGGCGGGTGTGCTGCACGTGGGCGCGGGAGCAGGCAAGAGTGCAGGCGTGGTGGCATCGATCGACACGAGTTGGGCGCGGATCATCGTGCGGGACAGTACGGGGGAGGAGCGGACACTGTATGTTGCTCCGGCGGAAGCGATGACCGGGGGGTACGAATTGCCGCCGCCGGCGCCGCGGGGTGTGTTCGACATGCGCTATGTCCATCAGACGATGGTGGATACGCTGGGGAGATCGAGTCATGACGTGATGTTGTCCTCGGCAGTGGGACCGTTGCAGATCCGGGGAGAGAGGCTACGGGGGAGAGAGTTCAGTGTGACGGATGGCGTGGACGGACGTGTGTTCAAGGGAATGCTCAGGGAGGGCGAGGTTCTCGTCGCGCCGGTTGCCCTGGACATGCTTCGTTTTGAGGAGCGGGGTGAGGCAACGAGCGGGGCCGTACCAACGCAGTATGCGCTGGACCAGAACTACCCGAACCCGTTCAACCCGTCGACGGTGATCAGGATCGCGTTGCCGGAGGCAGTGAAGGTGCGGCTCGTGGTATACAACGTCCTGGGCCAGGAAGTTGCGGAGCTGATCAATGGGGAGCTTGCAGCGGGGTATCACGATGTGGAATTCCGGGCGGACCGGCTGGCCTCGGGAGTGTATCTCTATCGCGTTGAGGCAGGGCACTTCGTGGCCGTCAGGAAATTCGTAGTGATAAGATAG
- a CDS encoding T9SS type A sorting domain-containing protein → MKRVLVVSLVFLVNTTFAFAGAGTSTMAAAAFSFSLTVSDGAGGSQVLQLGVDPAATDAIDAALGESERPPSPPSGVFDARLIGDDIAVSGLGQGVVHDYREGDAALSGTRVHEIKYQVGSGTAITIQWDLPSWATGVLQDFFGGAIVNESMSGSGSYVVTNPGVLTKLKVTITYVPPLPVQLVDLGYSVMPGGSVTLQWKTLSEVNNYGFIVQRKLVDGAEYMDVTEGFLPGKGTTLDPQTYSFTERGSLMPGKYSYRLKQVDLDGTVHYSGSLMVTVGVTEVDGTELEEKAPRKFALAQNHPNPFNPATRIRFTVESPTRATVVVYSALGTEVATVFDGNAEPGRFYQAVFYGTGLASGVYFYRLTTAHHTEVKRMLLVR, encoded by the coding sequence ATGAAGAGAGTCCTTGTGGTATCGCTTGTGTTCCTCGTGAACACGACGTTCGCCTTCGCCGGAGCGGGTACCTCCACGATGGCCGCTGCAGCGTTCAGCTTTTCGTTGACGGTGAGTGATGGAGCAGGAGGTTCGCAGGTCCTGCAGCTCGGGGTCGATCCGGCTGCGACCGATGCAATTGATGCGGCACTGGGCGAGTCGGAACGCCCACCGAGCCCGCCGTCGGGGGTCTTTGATGCACGGCTCATCGGGGATGACATCGCGGTGTCGGGCCTGGGTCAGGGGGTCGTGCATGATTATAGAGAAGGAGATGCAGCGCTCAGTGGTACCAGGGTCCATGAGATCAAGTATCAGGTAGGGAGCGGGACCGCTATCACCATCCAATGGGATCTTCCGTCCTGGGCCACAGGGGTGTTGCAGGATTTCTTTGGAGGGGCCATCGTGAATGAATCCATGAGCGGCAGCGGCAGCTATGTGGTGACGAACCCGGGTGTTCTGACGAAACTGAAAGTAACGATCACGTATGTGCCGCCCCTTCCGGTCCAGCTGGTCGACCTTGGATACTCCGTGATGCCGGGTGGAAGTGTCACGTTGCAGTGGAAGACGCTCAGCGAAGTGAACAACTACGGCTTCATCGTGCAACGAAAGCTGGTGGATGGGGCGGAGTATATGGATGTGACAGAGGGGTTTCTCCCCGGTAAAGGGACGACTCTCGATCCGCAGACGTATAGTTTCACCGAACGTGGCAGCCTCATGCCGGGGAAGTATTCGTACCGCTTGAAGCAGGTTGATCTGGATGGAACGGTCCATTACAGCGGATCGCTGATGGTGACCGTTGGTGTGACGGAGGTGGATGGGACAGAGCTTGAAGAGAAGGCTCCACGGAAGTTCGCGTTGGCCCAGAATCATCCCAACCCGTTCAATCCCGCTACCCGGATCCGGTTCACGGTGGAAAGCCCGACGCGTGCGACCGTGGTGGTGTACAGTGCGCTCGGCACCGAGGTTGCGACGGTGTTCGACGGCAATGCAGAGCCCGGCCGGTTCTATCAGGCAGTATTCTACGGGACGGGCCTTGCGTCGGGGGTTTACTTCTACCGATTGACCACAGCGCACCATACCGAAGTGAAGCGGATGTTGCTGGTGAGGTGA
- a CDS encoding serine/threonine protein kinase: protein MIATGQTIGHYRILEWITGGGAGDLYRAEDLRSHRIVALRIIPPDVVRDPDRREHFLRTARSASGLDHPNLCTITDIATADDGRIFISMICYDGETVRDKLARGPLRVETAIAIAQQLAEGLVVAHANDVIHGHLDPATIMVTGDGVVKILDFGLPHDVEMRDEREETGPDYRSPEQMRGCYPDERSDIWAFGLITYEMLTGKMPVQGPRLMNRLSTIISEDLRPAAEIRPEVPGSMSQLCKRCLAFDPEHRPREMNEVQSLLGHWPFEVRVSGRTRWNRLRGWVVAAAVTVVLVATGILVWALTH, encoded by the coding sequence ATGATCGCAACCGGGCAGACGATAGGGCACTACAGGATCCTCGAATGGATCACCGGCGGCGGCGCAGGCGACCTGTACCGCGCGGAGGACCTGCGTAGCCACCGCATCGTCGCCCTGCGCATCATCCCCCCCGATGTCGTCCGCGATCCCGACCGCCGCGAACACTTCCTGCGCACGGCACGCTCCGCGTCGGGGCTCGACCACCCGAACCTCTGCACCATCACCGATATCGCCACCGCGGACGACGGCCGCATCTTCATCTCCATGATCTGCTACGACGGCGAGACGGTGCGCGACAAACTCGCGCGCGGGCCGCTCCGCGTGGAGACCGCGATCGCCATCGCCCAGCAACTGGCGGAAGGCCTCGTGGTGGCGCACGCGAACGACGTGATCCACGGCCACCTGGACCCGGCAACGATCATGGTAACGGGCGATGGCGTGGTGAAGATCCTGGACTTCGGCCTTCCCCATGACGTCGAGATGCGCGATGAGCGCGAAGAGACCGGCCCCGACTACCGTTCCCCCGAACAGATGCGCGGCTGCTATCCCGATGAGCGGTCGGATATCTGGGCGTTCGGATTGATCACCTATGAGATGCTCACGGGCAAGATGCCGGTGCAGGGGCCACGCCTCATGAACCGGCTGTCGACGATCATCAGTGAAGACCTCCGGCCCGCGGCCGAGATCCGCCCCGAGGTCCCCGGCTCCATGTCGCAACTCTGCAAACGCTGCCTGGCGTTCGACCCCGAACACCGTCCGCGCGAGATGAACGAAGTGCAGTCGCTCCTCGGCCACTGGCCGTTCGAAGTGCGCGTGAGCGGGCGGACCCGCTGGAACCGGCTGCGCGGCTGGGTCGTTGCCGCGGCGGTGACGGTGGTCCTTGTCGCAACGGGTATTCTTGTGTGGGCCCTGACTCATTGA
- a CDS encoding insulinase family protein: MKRLLLALVLTASVATAGDTGINVPYTRFTLPNGLTVILHEDHTTPTVAVNVYYHVGSGREKPGRTGFAHLFEHIMYEGSGHVPEGKYDQWLEMAGGDNNGSTNSDRTNYWINIPSNALELALFVESDRMGYLLDAMSPAKVDGQRDVVKNERRQSYENRPYGMSSILVDENLYPDDHPYHWPTIGSMEDLSAASFDDVVQFFKRFYGPNNASLSVGGDIDPVKTRALIEKWFSDIPAGPPVPPPGAPVAFLGAEKRLVLEDKVQLPRLYMAWHSPAIFTPGDAELDIVANVLAGGKNSRLYKRLVYELQIAQDVSAYQGSAHLGSSFQIVSTARAGHTLAEVEKVITEELHRLLEEGVAQRELDRAVNQYEAGFLRRLESVGGFGGKVDQLNNYLTETGNPDYFNEDLARYRALSPGDVRSAAQTYLRGDNRVVLSVIPVGKPELASPARKEAK, encoded by the coding sequence ATGAAGCGACTCCTTTTGGCGCTTGTGCTCACCGCGTCCGTTGCGACGGCAGGCGACACAGGCATCAACGTCCCCTATACCCGGTTCACGCTCCCGAACGGCCTGACGGTGATCCTGCACGAGGACCACACCACCCCGACCGTGGCAGTGAACGTGTACTATCATGTCGGCTCCGGCCGCGAGAAGCCCGGCCGCACCGGGTTCGCACATCTGTTCGAGCATATCATGTACGAAGGCTCCGGGCATGTGCCGGAAGGGAAGTACGATCAATGGCTGGAGATGGCGGGCGGCGACAACAATGGCTCGACGAACTCCGACCGCACCAACTACTGGATCAACATCCCGTCCAATGCGCTCGAACTCGCACTGTTCGTGGAGTCGGACCGCATGGGATACCTGCTGGATGCGATGTCGCCCGCGAAAGTGGACGGCCAGCGCGATGTCGTGAAGAACGAACGGCGGCAATCGTACGAGAACCGCCCGTACGGCATGTCGTCGATCCTCGTCGACGAGAACCTGTATCCGGACGACCATCCGTACCACTGGCCGACCATCGGCTCCATGGAGGACCTTTCGGCGGCGAGCTTCGACGACGTCGTGCAGTTCTTCAAGAGATTCTACGGCCCGAACAATGCGAGCCTGAGCGTCGGGGGCGACATCGATCCGGTGAAGACCCGCGCACTCATCGAGAAATGGTTCAGCGATATTCCGGCGGGTCCGCCCGTGCCGCCTCCCGGTGCACCGGTCGCGTTCCTCGGCGCGGAGAAGCGCCTCGTCCTCGAGGATAAAGTGCAGCTCCCGCGGCTGTACATGGCATGGCACTCGCCGGCCATCTTCACCCCCGGCGATGCCGAACTGGATATCGTGGCGAATGTGCTCGCCGGCGGGAAGAACTCCCGGCTGTACAAACGCCTCGTGTACGAACTGCAGATCGCGCAGGACGTGAGCGCGTATCAGGGCTCCGCGCACCTCGGCTCCAGCTTCCAGATCGTGTCGACGGCACGCGCCGGACATACGCTGGCCGAAGTGGAGAAGGTGATCACGGAAGAACTGCACCGGCTGTTGGAGGAAGGCGTGGCACAGCGCGAACTGGACCGTGCCGTGAATCAGTACGAAGCGGGCTTCCTCCGCCGCCTGGAATCCGTGGGTGGATTCGGGGGGAAAGTGGACCAGCTCAACAACTATCTCACCGAGACAGGCAACCCCGACTACTTCAACGAGGACCTTGCACGGTACCGTGCATTGAGTCCGGGCGATGTCCGTTCCGCGGCACAGACGTATCTGCGTGGCGACAACCGCGTTGTGCTGAGCGTGATACCGGTAGGCAAACCTGAGCTGGCCTCGCCGGCACGGAAGGAGGCAAAGTGA